The following are encoded together in the Halopseudomonas salegens genome:
- a CDS encoding intermembrane phospholipid transport protein YdbH family protein encodes MRRPLALLLRVVVWGLLLLLVLGLFAAQQAQRWIQQQGIHDLGFSGVRWQAGSLHIGRLSLTRLEGGGYQQLIIGQLQLQPDWSAGQLQHIAAEHLWLSMQPGSQPVTSPAANPFDWPFAVLQDSRQWLARLPEQLVVEQLTMDLPCGEQYCHLRGHFNLTTDPEQMQLALQLHHAGEQLRWQSDLELREHTRLNSTIELNTRPLAQVDLTGSDGGRQWHASLLVPDWPDSSGLLNALSPWLNRDGWPVDQLPQGARFNASGFWRGDQPPENPGQMLQGELAMQADLSLPEPWLLPGYARIQGDAQIGLAHFDQAWQISRLQTDLNLDQLQHPALADVPDWLRPEHLQLQLRAREDQTLNWQQTLSAELSLSSQGSSQIDWNSQLELGLEPALQLTFKQGELDVRLAALQLDDWALGNVHVQAAALAGQVNAQQIQLLPSEAITLRLQQLENPALDLAANNLQLTLADNQLLWPLTESAKPKVSSRISLQAGTLEHPLLKAQGWNGQWQLDWHSNALTAQGQLGNAGGLNMSSQLQLSDAGDWKGAVELEEIFFRAGNPLAASLADWPALLSLSSGRLTGNVSLLGSSGLDSLEGQLQLRGANGIYDRSSFSGLDLPLQIDLRGEQLQLESSGLRITSIDPGLPLGPVQLSASYLADMDSLLQGQVRIEQAELQGLGGRVWLEPDNIDLATSEQVLPFRFSGLELGRLLEVYPTEGLEGGGTLDGQLPLKLSDGAFSVSDGLVQARNPGGRLQYRSERISELAAGNPGMRELAVALDDFRYTLLRSTLDYQEDGTLLLGLRLEGSNPALQQGRPVHLNIQLEEDIPALLASLQLSGQVSEIIQKRVQQRLLQRQNP; translated from the coding sequence CAGCAACAAGGCATTCATGATCTGGGCTTTTCCGGTGTGCGCTGGCAGGCCGGCAGCCTGCATATCGGTCGTCTCAGCCTGACCCGGCTGGAAGGCGGCGGTTACCAGCAACTGATCATCGGGCAACTTCAACTGCAACCCGACTGGTCAGCTGGTCAACTGCAACATATTGCTGCAGAGCACCTCTGGCTGAGTATGCAGCCGGGTAGCCAGCCGGTTACCAGCCCCGCCGCCAATCCTTTCGACTGGCCCTTTGCGGTACTGCAGGATTCCCGCCAATGGCTGGCCCGACTGCCCGAACAGCTCGTTGTAGAGCAACTGACCATGGATCTGCCCTGTGGTGAGCAGTATTGCCATCTGCGCGGACATTTCAATCTGACAACTGATCCCGAGCAGATGCAGCTGGCGTTGCAATTACACCATGCCGGCGAACAATTGCGCTGGCAGAGCGATCTGGAGCTGCGTGAACATACCCGACTCAACAGCACCATTGAACTGAATACCCGGCCTTTGGCCCAAGTGGATCTCACGGGCAGTGACGGTGGCCGACAATGGCACGCCAGCTTGCTGGTACCTGACTGGCCGGACAGTAGCGGGCTGCTCAACGCGTTGTCACCCTGGTTGAACCGCGACGGCTGGCCGGTTGATCAACTACCGCAAGGTGCCCGGTTCAATGCCAGTGGTTTCTGGCGCGGTGATCAACCTCCCGAGAACCCGGGGCAAATGCTGCAGGGCGAACTGGCCATGCAAGCCGACCTGTCCCTACCCGAACCCTGGTTGCTGCCCGGCTACGCGCGGATTCAGGGCGACGCCCAGATTGGGCTGGCGCACTTTGATCAGGCCTGGCAAATCTCTCGCTTGCAGACTGACCTCAACCTGGATCAACTGCAGCATCCAGCCCTTGCCGACGTACCTGACTGGCTGCGCCCTGAGCACCTGCAGCTGCAATTGCGCGCGCGTGAGGATCAAACCCTGAACTGGCAGCAGACGCTGTCAGCCGAGCTGTCCCTGAGCAGTCAGGGCAGCAGTCAGATAGACTGGAACAGCCAGTTGGAGCTGGGACTGGAACCCGCGTTGCAGCTGACGTTCAAGCAGGGTGAGCTGGATGTCAGGCTGGCTGCACTGCAACTGGATGACTGGGCGCTCGGCAACGTACATGTGCAGGCAGCTGCGCTGGCCGGACAAGTGAATGCGCAGCAGATCCAGCTTCTCCCCAGCGAGGCCATCACTTTGCGCCTGCAGCAACTGGAGAACCCGGCGCTGGACCTGGCAGCCAACAACCTGCAACTGACCCTGGCAGACAACCAATTGCTCTGGCCGCTTACCGAGTCGGCCAAACCCAAGGTGAGCAGCCGAATCAGCCTGCAAGCCGGCACACTGGAACACCCATTGCTGAAAGCCCAGGGCTGGAATGGCCAATGGCAACTGGACTGGCACAGCAATGCCCTGACTGCTCAAGGGCAGCTGGGCAACGCTGGCGGGCTCAATATGAGCAGCCAGCTGCAGTTGTCAGATGCTGGCGACTGGAAGGGCGCAGTCGAGCTGGAAGAAATCTTTTTCCGTGCCGGCAATCCGCTGGCGGCCAGTCTGGCTGACTGGCCCGCACTGCTCAGCCTGTCGAGTGGCCGCTTGACGGGCAATGTCAGCCTGCTTGGCAGCAGTGGTCTGGACAGTCTGGAGGGTCAGCTGCAGCTGCGCGGAGCCAACGGCATCTATGACCGTAGCAGTTTCAGCGGGCTGGACCTGCCGTTGCAAATAGACCTGCGCGGCGAACAGTTGCAGCTCGAGAGCTCCGGGCTGCGCATTACCAGCATTGATCCCGGCCTGCCGCTCGGCCCGGTTCAACTCAGCGCCAGTTACCTGGCTGATATGGACAGCCTGCTGCAGGGGCAAGTGCGGATCGAGCAGGCCGAATTGCAGGGCCTTGGCGGACGTGTATGGCTGGAACCCGACAACATCGATCTGGCCACCAGCGAACAGGTATTGCCATTCAGGTTCAGCGGCCTTGAACTGGGCCGCCTGCTTGAGGTCTATCCTACAGAAGGGCTGGAGGGCGGTGGTACCCTGGATGGGCAGCTGCCGCTCAAACTGAGCGATGGTGCATTCAGTGTCAGTGACGGGCTGGTTCAGGCGCGGAATCCGGGTGGCCGATTGCAGTACCGTTCCGAGCGCATCAGTGAACTGGCGGCCGGCAATCCCGGCATGCGTGAGCTGGCGGTTGCACTGGATGACTTCCGCTATACCCTGCTACGCAGTACGCTGGATTATCAGGAAGACGGTACCCTGCTCCTGGGGCTGCGTCTGGAAGGCAGTAACCCGGCGTTGCAACAAGGGCGCCCGGTGCACTTGAACATACAGCTGGAAGAGGATATTCCAGCGTTGCTGGCCAGCCTGCAATTGAGCGGACAGGTCAGTGAAATCATTCAAAAACGGGTTCAACAGCGCCTGCTACAGCGCCAGAACCCCTGA
- a CDS encoding YnbE family lipoprotein: MPWRRLAVLMTSLWLLAACTPTVQLAAPSEPININLNVKIQHEILVKIDRELDSLFSESSGLF; this comes from the coding sequence ATGCCATGGCGTCGTCTTGCGGTACTCATGACCAGCCTCTGGTTGCTGGCTGCCTGCACCCCTACGGTCCAGTTGGCTGCACCCAGCGAGCCGATCAATATCAATTTGAACGTGAAGATTCAGCACGAGATTCTGGTCAAGATCGACCGTGAGCTGGATTCCCTGTTCAGCGAATCCAGTGGCCTGTTCTAA
- a CDS encoding YdbL family protein: MHPITRFSALCLIILFSLPALAMNLNQAMTALPAAKEAGHLGEQPDGYLGVVKPVGEADEIASLINAARRAEYQRLADEHNVDLSDIQARAGKKAIERTPAGQYIQLNGVWMTK; the protein is encoded by the coding sequence ATGCATCCGATTACCCGTTTCAGCGCTCTCTGTCTGATCATCCTGTTCAGCTTGCCGGCACTGGCCATGAACCTCAATCAAGCCATGACTGCACTGCCTGCCGCCAAGGAGGCCGGCCACCTTGGCGAACAACCCGACGGCTATCTGGGTGTGGTCAAACCGGTGGGTGAGGCGGACGAGATAGCCAGCCTGATCAATGCCGCGCGACGCGCCGAGTATCAGCGCCTGGCCGATGAACACAATGTAGACCTGAGCGACATTCAGGCACGCGCCGGCAAGAAAGCCATAGAACGCACTCCGGCCGGGCAATACATCCAGCTCAACGGAGTGTGGATGACGAAGTAG
- a CDS encoding DUF3047 domain-containing protein, with protein sequence MMMRTSLLGLCLACAANAATANSYQPADILDWEQRDFADPTEYSLVKRDGQTWLQADCVNGASALYLQQDIDLRQSPVLQWQWAVRGVFSDIDEQSKAGDDYPVRLYVVKDGGLLRWRTRAVNYVWSSTEPRMSNWPNAFAGQARMLALQSGSTGGWQVNTEQRNVREDFIALHGEEVDQIDGLAIMTDCDNSGQPIQGWYGPIRWLPATSSSTLR encoded by the coding sequence ATGATGATGCGGACTAGCCTGCTCGGCTTGTGCCTGGCCTGTGCGGCCAATGCCGCCACGGCCAACAGTTATCAGCCGGCCGATATCCTCGATTGGGAGCAGCGCGACTTTGCTGACCCGACCGAGTACAGCCTGGTTAAGCGCGACGGACAAACCTGGTTGCAGGCCGACTGCGTGAATGGCGCCAGTGCGCTGTACCTGCAACAGGACATCGACTTGCGGCAAAGTCCGGTACTGCAATGGCAGTGGGCAGTCCGTGGCGTGTTCAGTGATATCGATGAACAAAGCAAGGCGGGTGATGATTACCCGGTGCGCCTCTACGTGGTCAAGGATGGGGGTTTGCTGCGCTGGCGTACGCGTGCGGTGAATTATGTCTGGTCCAGCACGGAACCGCGCATGAGCAACTGGCCGAACGCTTTTGCCGGGCAGGCCCGGATGCTGGCTTTGCAGAGTGGCAGCACGGGCGGTTGGCAAGTGAATACCGAGCAGCGCAATGTGCGGGAGGATTTCATCGCCTTGCATGGCGAAGAGGTCGACCAGATTGATGGCCTGGCGATCATGACCGATTGCGATAACAGCGGTCAGCCCATCCAGGGCTGGTATGGGCCGATCCGCTGGTTGCCGGCTACTTCGTCATCCACACTCCGTTGA
- a CDS encoding lipase secretion chaperone, translating into MKALIIYTPLVLSAVLLIGWLSQGDAPVETAAVSSPSPAETADLTTPAAMPGLQAPVPEALPASLRDTEVDGQLQVDAQGNLLITDQLRHLFDYFLATVGEVSQEQAEAKIRAYLRQNLAQPAQTQALDLLDDYLAYLHAVVDLESAYPRAADLDALLAREDAVQRLRASIFSAEAHAAFFAKEELYHRFTLQRMQVMQDATLDAVERGERIEALRDDLPDALRELLLPQLHADLRQQSQALLAAGGSSDELRNLRMELVGPQATERLEALDSQRADWQQRLDSFASEREQIMQHPGLAPTDQTAMLDELLARNFAEHEQLRVRALLDLP; encoded by the coding sequence GTGAAAGCACTTATTATATATACGCCTCTTGTGCTCAGCGCCGTGCTCTTGATCGGTTGGTTGAGCCAAGGCGATGCGCCCGTTGAAACGGCTGCGGTTTCTTCCCCATCGCCGGCCGAGACAGCAGACCTGACCACTCCGGCAGCTATGCCCGGCCTCCAGGCCCCAGTGCCGGAGGCCTTGCCGGCTTCTCTGCGCGATACCGAGGTAGATGGCCAGTTACAGGTCGATGCCCAGGGCAATCTGCTGATTACTGACCAGCTGCGCCATCTGTTCGATTATTTTCTGGCCACTGTGGGCGAAGTCAGTCAGGAGCAGGCCGAGGCGAAGATTCGCGCCTATTTGCGCCAGAATCTGGCACAGCCAGCCCAGACCCAGGCGCTGGATTTGCTCGACGATTACCTCGCCTATCTGCATGCAGTGGTCGATCTGGAATCAGCTTACCCGCGGGCGGCTGATCTGGATGCGCTGCTGGCCCGTGAAGATGCCGTGCAACGTCTGCGTGCCAGCATTTTCAGCGCCGAAGCGCATGCGGCCTTCTTCGCCAAAGAAGAGCTCTATCACCGCTTCACGCTGCAACGTATGCAGGTCATGCAGGACGCTACACTGGATGCGGTTGAGCGGGGCGAGCGCATTGAGGCACTGCGTGATGATCTGCCCGACGCGTTGCGGGAGCTGTTGTTGCCCCAGCTGCATGCCGACCTGCGCCAGCAGAGTCAGGCATTGCTGGCCGCGGGTGGCAGTAGCGATGAGCTGCGCAACCTGCGTATGGAACTGGTTGGGCCGCAGGCTACTGAACGGCTTGAGGCTCTGGACAGCCAGCGCGCCGACTGGCAACAGCGGCTCGACAGCTTTGCCAGCGAGCGCGAGCAGATCATGCAGCATCCCGGGTTGGCGCCGACGGACCAGACTGCCATGCTGGATGAGTTACTGGCACGCAATTTTGCCGAGCATGAGCAATTGCGTGTGCGCGCTCTGCTGGACCTGCCCTGA
- a CDS encoding triacylglycerol lipase — translation MRRTAWLPVTVGLVAGMTLATQAQAFWFSSSGYTKTQYPIVLSHGMLGFDSLLGVDYWFGIPGALRKDGAKVYVTEVSQLDTSEARGEQLLAQVEEIVAISGKPRVNLIGHSHGGPTVRYVAAVRPDLVASVTSVGAPHKGSATADFIRNVPEGSAGEAMLAGIVNGLGGLINFLSGSSSTTPQNALGTLESLNSAGAARFNARFPQGLPTSACGEGAYVVNGVRYYSWSGTSPVTNILDPADLMLGATALTFGFEANDGLVGRCSSRMGMVIRDNYRMNHLDEVNQTFGLTSLFETSPVSVYRQHANRLKRAGL, via the coding sequence ATGCGTCGCACTGCATGGTTGCCCGTCACCGTCGGGCTGGTTGCCGGCATGACGCTGGCCACACAGGCTCAGGCCTTCTGGTTCAGCTCCTCCGGTTACACAAAAACGCAATACCCCATTGTGCTATCCCACGGCATGCTCGGTTTTGACAGCCTGCTCGGTGTGGATTACTGGTTCGGCATTCCTGGCGCACTGCGCAAGGATGGCGCCAAAGTGTATGTCACCGAAGTCAGTCAGCTGGACACCTCGGAAGCCCGTGGTGAGCAATTGCTGGCCCAGGTCGAAGAAATCGTCGCCATCAGCGGCAAGCCCAGAGTCAATCTGATCGGCCACAGCCACGGCGGCCCGACCGTCCGTTACGTTGCAGCCGTACGCCCTGATCTGGTGGCTTCGGTCACCAGTGTCGGTGCCCCGCACAAGGGCTCGGCGACAGCCGACTTTATTCGCAATGTGCCGGAAGGCTCCGCTGGCGAAGCCATGCTGGCCGGTATCGTCAATGGCCTGGGCGGGTTGATCAACTTCCTTTCCGGCAGCAGCTCGACCACCCCGCAGAATGCGCTGGGTACCCTGGAGTCGCTCAATTCTGCCGGCGCGGCCCGTTTCAATGCGCGTTTTCCGCAGGGCTTGCCCACCTCTGCCTGTGGCGAGGGTGCTTATGTGGTCAACGGCGTGCGCTACTACTCCTGGAGTGGCACCAGCCCGGTCACCAATATCCTCGATCCCGCCGATCTGATGCTTGGAGCTACCGCCCTGACCTTTGGCTTTGAAGCCAATGACGGTCTGGTTGGTCGTTGCAGCTCGCGCATGGGTATGGTGATTCGCGACAACTACCGCATGAACCATCTTGACGAGGTGAATCAGACATTTGGCCTGACCAGCCTGTTCGAGACCAGTCCGGTGTCGGTCTATCGTCAGCATGCCAACCGGCTGAAGCGAGCCGGCCTGTAA
- a CDS encoding NfeD family protein, with amino-acid sequence MLASLITGYPFWLLLGLLLLISEFFVPGLIAAFFAIGALIVGLLTLFGVIESLPIQLTLFALISLAALFGLRKHFKRWLTGATSDRSLQDQDDSGLIGTRVKVLTDFTQGIGHVSHNGAKWDAESSDPLKAGDAAWIISHRGIVLTVSSTLPANLS; translated from the coding sequence ATGCTTGCAAGCCTGATAACTGGCTACCCCTTCTGGCTGTTGCTGGGATTGCTGCTGTTGATTTCCGAGTTTTTTGTGCCGGGTCTGATCGCTGCCTTCTTTGCTATCGGCGCGCTGATAGTGGGTTTGTTGACCCTGTTTGGCGTGATTGAAAGCCTGCCCATTCAATTGACACTCTTTGCCCTGATCAGCCTTGCCGCCCTGTTCGGCCTGCGCAAGCATTTCAAGCGCTGGCTGACCGGCGCGACCAGTGATCGCTCGCTGCAGGATCAGGATGACAGCGGCCTGATCGGTACGCGGGTCAAGGTACTCACCGACTTTACCCAGGGCATCGGCCATGTGTCGCACAACGGCGCCAAATGGGATGCCGAATCCAGCGACCCACTCAAGGCCGGTGATGCTGCCTGGATCATCAGTCACCGGGGTATAGTGCTGACTGTCAGCAGTACTTTGCCGGCAAACCTTTCCTGA
- a CDS encoding stomatin-like protein codes for MDIATMIALAFLVLVVITVAKTAQIVPQRSAYVVERLGKYVKTLEAGFHLLIPFVDKIAYKHTLKENAMDVPRQACVTRDNIQIVVDGVLYLQVVDPKQASYGIHDYAYAAMQLAQTTLRSVVGKIDLDKTFEERESINMQVVEVLDEAAKPWGVKVLRYEIADIELPATILDALEKQMRAERERRAVVAESEGERQAKINVSEGMKQETINLSEADKMRQINEAEGKAREIELIAEATAEGIRRVALAINTDGGQDAVGLRVAEQYVHEFGKLAQTNNTMILPAELSNIGSAVAAITKTLESTRTR; via the coding sequence ATGGATATTGCAACCATGATTGCCTTGGCCTTTTTGGTCCTGGTCGTCATCACTGTGGCAAAAACGGCGCAGATCGTGCCACAACGTTCGGCCTATGTTGTCGAGCGTCTGGGTAAATATGTAAAGACACTGGAAGCCGGCTTTCACCTGCTGATTCCCTTTGTCGACAAGATTGCCTACAAACACACCCTGAAAGAGAACGCCATGGATGTACCCCGCCAGGCGTGCGTGACCCGCGACAACATCCAGATCGTGGTTGACGGTGTCCTCTACCTGCAAGTGGTCGATCCCAAGCAGGCCAGTTACGGCATCCATGACTATGCCTATGCCGCAATGCAGTTGGCGCAGACCACGTTGCGCTCGGTCGTCGGCAAGATTGACCTGGACAAGACCTTTGAAGAGCGCGAGTCAATCAACATGCAAGTGGTTGAAGTGCTCGACGAAGCGGCCAAGCCCTGGGGCGTCAAGGTGCTGCGTTACGAGATTGCCGATATCGAACTGCCGGCGACCATTCTCGATGCGCTGGAGAAGCAGATGCGCGCCGAGCGGGAACGTCGCGCAGTGGTTGCCGAGTCTGAAGGCGAACGACAGGCCAAGATCAACGTGTCTGAAGGCATGAAGCAGGAAACCATCAACCTGTCCGAAGCCGACAAGATGCGTCAGATCAACGAAGCTGAAGGCAAGGCCCGCGAGATCGAGCTGATTGCCGAAGCCACGGCTGAAGGTATTCGTCGGGTTGCCCTGGCAATCAATACCGATGGGGGTCAGGATGCGGTTGGTTTGCGGGTTGCCGAACAGTATGTGCATGAGTTCGGCAAACTGGCGCAAACCAACAACACCATGATCCTGCCTGCCGAGCTGAGCAATATCGGCTCTGCGGTCGCTGCAATCACCAAGACACTGGAATCAACCAGAACCCGCTGA
- a CDS encoding metal-sensing transcriptional repressor, with the protein MSATEQNNTLSETQAAQQKAMLMRLARVEGQVRGIQAMIKRGETCEAIAQQFSASRSALDKAYRMMLTCLIEETLLEPGQNPADAIEQVRKIFIKYT; encoded by the coding sequence ATGTCAGCCACCGAGCAGAACAACACACTCAGCGAAACCCAGGCTGCACAACAGAAAGCCATGTTGATGCGACTGGCGCGGGTAGAAGGACAAGTCCGCGGTATCCAGGCGATGATCAAACGCGGCGAAACCTGTGAAGCCATCGCACAGCAATTCTCGGCCTCACGCAGCGCGCTGGACAAGGCCTACCGCATGATGCTGACCTGCCTGATCGAGGAAACCCTGCTGGAACCGGGTCAGAATCCGGCTGATGCCATCGAGCAGGTGCGCAAGATCTTCATCAAGTACACCTGA
- a CDS encoding efflux RND transporter permease subunit: MNGARSPLGFFVRHPVAANLFMLLMIGAGVLGLTRMNIQFFPTFALDFVTVRVVWSGAAAEDIEQAITIPLEQRLRSVEKLKSMTSTSAQGVSNITLEFTEDSDPIVALDDVRQLVDEFRNLPSGAERPEVARVARFDPVANVLVYGPYADHELRALAYRLERDLLARGIDRINLSGLPAQQISIDVANARLQELGMSLEQIAERVAAESRDLPAGQIGDQDAARELRAIEQRRSPEQFAELILQSAASSYTRLGDVASIRQEPMRNQTMLRYQGLPAVELQLQRAENGHSLVSAKVLNDWLEEVRPTLPEGLQLHVYDEAWRLINERINLLVNNGVGGLVLVLLLLYFFLPARVALWVAVGIPTAFLGALGVFWLIGGSINMISLFALIMALGVIVDDAIVVGEDADAHFRDGEKPEYASEGAAKRMLWPVVASSLTTIAAFMPLLMVGGVFGNILGDIPVVMICILIASLIECFVVLPHHLRNAFKPAMPSLRQSSLARAGRKLDGVRSRFDEAFGRFREGPFRRFSARTLEHRGATLACALLAILFTIGLMSSGRIGFSFFPTPEPQVLYANATFVAGTPRSTMERFTEHLQDSLNATEAALGGELIQTAVVRRGQITGSAGTGRSGDQVGSVMVELISPDHREVRNQAFIRAWRERIEMPAGLDRLVMTERVAGPPGKDINVRLSGEDARQIKAAADELAQMLGAIDGVLTVEDDMAWGREQLVYELTPYGQALGLSTQSLGNQLRAAYDGRLAQIYQQQSDEIEVRVQLPRDERERLSSLSHLNIRLADGRFVPLEQVAEFTTRQGFEALRHADGRLAAEVTADLDPAATTAGVVLESLAPALPDLAARYNASYSFEGRSADQRDTMADMRTGLFIGLLLMYAILVWVFRSWSTPLIVMAVIPLALVGALLGHWLMGMNMTIMSLFGLFGLSGIVVNNSIILVTFYEQQRQRGLDITEALNQAVVQRLRAVLLTSLTTIGGLLPLLFETSLQAQFLIPMATSIAFGLGLSTLLVLLVIPALMSYLEHFKQRRAARQAAPA, translated from the coding sequence ATGAATGGAGCACGCAGCCCGCTGGGGTTCTTTGTTCGCCACCCGGTAGCGGCCAATCTGTTCATGCTGTTGATGATTGGCGCCGGGGTACTTGGCCTGACCCGCATGAATATCCAGTTCTTTCCGACCTTTGCTCTGGATTTCGTCACCGTGCGCGTGGTCTGGAGTGGAGCTGCTGCGGAGGATATCGAACAGGCGATTACCATTCCGCTGGAGCAGCGTCTGCGCAGCGTGGAAAAACTCAAGTCGATGACCTCGACCTCGGCGCAAGGGGTCTCGAATATTACCCTCGAGTTTACCGAGGACAGCGATCCGATTGTGGCCCTGGACGATGTGCGTCAACTGGTCGATGAATTCCGCAATTTGCCCAGCGGTGCCGAACGACCCGAGGTGGCGCGCGTGGCGCGTTTTGACCCGGTAGCCAATGTGCTGGTCTATGGCCCCTATGCCGATCATGAATTGCGGGCTCTGGCCTACCGGTTGGAGCGTGACCTGCTTGCGCGCGGAATCGACCGCATCAACCTTTCCGGCTTGCCGGCCCAGCAGATCAGCATCGATGTAGCGAATGCCCGGTTGCAGGAGCTGGGTATGAGCCTGGAGCAGATTGCCGAGCGGGTCGCAGCGGAGTCACGCGATCTGCCCGCCGGACAGATCGGCGATCAGGATGCGGCGCGCGAGTTGCGTGCGATCGAGCAGCGGCGCAGCCCGGAGCAGTTTGCCGAATTGATTCTGCAGTCGGCAGCCAGCAGTTATACCCGCCTGGGTGATGTGGCGAGTATTCGTCAGGAGCCCATGCGCAATCAGACCATGTTGCGTTATCAGGGCTTGCCGGCGGTGGAGCTGCAACTGCAGCGGGCGGAAAACGGGCATTCGCTGGTGTCGGCAAAGGTGCTCAATGACTGGCTTGAGGAGGTGCGCCCAACCCTACCCGAGGGTTTGCAGCTGCATGTCTATGACGAAGCCTGGCGACTGATCAACGAGCGCATCAATCTGTTGGTCAACAACGGGGTTGGTGGTCTGGTGCTGGTGTTGTTGTTGCTGTACTTCTTCTTGCCAGCGCGGGTTGCGCTCTGGGTGGCGGTCGGTATTCCCACGGCCTTTCTGGGCGCCCTCGGAGTGTTCTGGCTGATTGGTGGTTCGATCAACATGATCTCCTTGTTTGCGCTGATCATGGCGCTCGGGGTGATTGTCGATGACGCCATTGTGGTCGGTGAGGATGCCGATGCTCACTTCCGTGACGGCGAAAAACCGGAATATGCCTCGGAAGGCGCGGCCAAGCGCATGCTCTGGCCGGTAGTCGCCTCTTCGCTGACGACCATTGCCGCTTTTATGCCGCTACTGATGGTCGGTGGCGTGTTCGGCAATATTCTCGGCGATATCCCCGTGGTGATGATCTGCATTCTGATCGCCTCGCTGATTGAGTGTTTTGTGGTGTTGCCGCACCACCTGCGCAATGCATTCAAGCCCGCCATGCCTTCGCTGCGACAGTCTTCATTGGCCCGTGCCGGGCGCAAGCTGGATGGGGTTCGTAGCCGATTTGATGAAGCTTTCGGGCGTTTCCGCGAAGGCCCTTTCCGGCGCTTTTCCGCGCGTACCCTGGAACACCGGGGCGCGACCCTGGCCTGCGCCCTGCTGGCCATACTGTTTACCATCGGCCTGATGAGCAGCGGACGTATCGGTTTCAGCTTCTTCCCCACGCCGGAACCACAGGTGCTCTATGCCAATGCCACCTTCGTTGCCGGCACGCCGCGCAGCACCATGGAGCGTTTCACCGAGCATTTGCAGGACAGCCTGAATGCCACTGAAGCCGCACTGGGCGGAGAACTGATTCAGACCGCAGTCGTGCGTCGCGGACAGATTACCGGCTCGGCCGGTACAGGGCGCAGTGGTGATCAGGTGGGCTCGGTGATGGTCGAGTTGATCTCGCCGGATCACCGCGAGGTACGCAATCAGGCGTTTATTCGTGCCTGGCGTGAGCGTATCGAGATGCCGGCCGGGCTGGATCGTCTGGTGATGACTGAACGAGTGGCCGGGCCTCCGGGCAAGGACATCAATGTGCGCCTGAGTGGTGAAGATGCCCGGCAGATCAAAGCCGCAGCGGATGAGCTGGCGCAGATGCTGGGAGCCATTGATGGCGTGCTGACGGTGGAAGACGATATGGCCTGGGGCCGTGAACAGCTGGTCTATGAGCTGACGCCTTATGGCCAGGCGCTTGGCCTGAGCACGCAAAGTCTGGGCAATCAGTTGCGCGCAGCCTATGACGGCCGGCTGGCGCAAATCTACCAGCAGCAGTCGGACGAAATTGAAGTGCGCGTGCAGTTGCCACGAGATGAGCGGGAACGTCTGTCCAGCCTGTCGCACCTGAATATTCGTCTGGCCGACGGGCGCTTCGTGCCTCTGGAACAGGTTGCTGAATTCACCACCCGCCAGGGTTTCGAGGCTCTGCGACATGCCGACGGGCGTCTGGCTGCGGAAGTGACGGCTGATCTCGATCCGGCAGCCACCACGGCGGGGGTGGTATTGGAGTCACTGGCACCGGCGCTGCCGGATCTGGCTGCGCGCTACAACGCCAGCTACAGCTTCGAGGGCCGCTCGGCCGATCAGCGCGACACCATGGCCGATATGCGCACCGGGTTATTTATCGGCCTGCTGCTGATGTACGCGATTCTGGTCTGGGTGTTCAGGTCCTGGAGCACGCCGCTGATTGTTATGGCGGTGATTCCTCTGGCACTGGTCGGTGCCCTGTTGGGACATTGGCTGATGGGCATGAACATGACCATCATGTCGTTGTTTGGCCTGTTCGGGTTGTCCGGGATTGTGGTCAACAACTCGATTATTCTGGTGACCTTCTACGAGCAGCAACGCCAGCGGGGCCTGGATATAACCGAAGCGTTGAATCAGGCAGTGGTGCAGCGGCTACGGGCGGTATTGCTCACGTCATTGACCACCATTGGCGGTCTGCTGCCCTTGCTGTTCGAAACCTCGTTGCAGGCGCAATTCCTGATTCCGATGGCGACATCGATTGCTTTCGGTCTGGGCTTGTCGACGCTGTTGGTGCTGTTGGTGATTCCGGCGTTGATGTCCTATCTGGAACATTTCAAACAGCGCCGGGCAGCACGTCAGGCAGCACCGGCCTGA